CGTGAACCACCTTCTCAAGCCCCCCCAGGTGGAGCACATCCTGTGCGACTCGGGGGCGCGGGTGCTCCTGACCACCCGCCAGCGGGCGGCGGGGCTCGCCGAGGTCTTGGCTCGCTGCCCGGACCTGGAGGTGCTGATCCTCCACGGGCCCGGTGAGACCCCCGAGATCCAGAGACTCCGGGTCGTGGAGCGGGGATGCTGGGGCGAGGAGGGCTGTGGACAGGCGCGGTTTCCCCGGGTGGTGGAGACGGACATCGGGGCCATCATCTACACCTCCGGCAGCACCGGAAAGCCCAAAGGCGTGGTGCTCTCCCACCGGAACCTGGTGGCCGGGGCGGAGAGCGTGTTCACGTACGTGGAGAACACCCCCGACGACCGGATCCTGAGCGTGCTGCCGTTCAGCTTCGACTACGGGCTCAACCAGCTGACCTGCAGCCTCCACGTGGGCTGCACCTGCGTGCTGATCAACTACCTGTTTCCCAACGATATCTTGAAGGCCCTCGAGGCCGAGAACATCACGGGGCTCGGGCTGATCCCGCCCCTGTGGCTCCAGCTGCTCAAGCTCGAATGGGACCACACCCGCTTCCCTCACTGGCGCTATCTCACGAACACCGGGGGGGCCATGCCGGTGCACGCCACCCGGGAGCTTCGCCGGCGCCTGCCCCACACCCGCATCTATCTCATGTACGGGCTGACCGAGGCGTTCCGGGGAACCTACCTGCCGCCTGAAGAGGTGGACCGCCGGCCCACCAGCATCGGAAAGGCCATCCCCAACGCGGAGATCTGGGTGCTGAACGACCGCGGCGAGCACTGTAAGCCGGGCGAGGAGGGCGAGCTGGTGCAGCGGGGCGCCCACGTGGCCCTCGGCTACTGGAACGACCCGGACAAGACGGCCGAGCGGTTCCGGCCGAACCCCTTCGCCCCGCCGGGGCTCCAGATGCAGGAGATGGTGGTGTTTTCGGGCGACCGCGTGAAGACCGACGAGGAGGGGTACATCTACTTCGTGGAGCGGGCCGACGAGATGATCAAGACCTCCGGGTACCGGGTGAGCCCGACCGAGGTGGAAGACGCCCTCTATGCCACGGGGTTGGTGGAACACGCGGTGGCCTTCGGCGTGCCGGACGAGGTGCTGGGGCAGGTGGTTGCGGCCGTGGTGTCGGCGAAAAAGCCGGGGGTTCAGCCCCGCGACCTCACCGCGGCGTGCGCCCAGACCCTTCCCAACTACATGGTGCCCAAGCACATCGAGGTGTGGGAGCGCCTGCCCCTGAACCCCAACGGCAAAATCGACCGGAACGCGGTGAAAAGGGATTTCTTGAACCGCGGAGGCGCGGAGGACGCGGAGAATTCTTGAACCGCGGAGGGGTGGGGAGAGGAAGGCTTCTGTGGGGAGATCGCATGGGCGAGAGACGCTGTGGTAGGGCACCGAAACATCTTGGTGATGTGGTTCCTCCGCGCTCTCCGCGTCTCCGCGGTTAGAAAAAAGGGGTGGCCATGGGAATCGAGGACGTCTCGCCAGAGCTCAACCGCCTCACCGAGGCCGTGATCGGCGCCGCCATCGAGGTGCACCGACATCTTGGGCCCGGGTATCTCGAGAGCGTGTACGAAGAGGCGCTGGGGATCGAGCTGGATCTGAGGGGCATCCCGCACCAGCGCCAGGTTCCGGTGAGCGTGGATTACAAGGGCAGATCGGTGGGAGAAGGGCGGTTGGATCTACTGGTAGGTGACCGTCTTGTGGTCGAGCTGAAGGCGGTCGAGGCGCTCGCACCCATTCACCATGCCCAGGTCATATCGTACCTGAAGGCAACCGGAAGCCCGGTGGGGCTTCTCCTGAACTTCAATGTCCCCTCGATGAAGGAAGGCATCCGTCGGGTTGTTCTAACCGAAAAAATACAGATGTTCTCCGCGCCCTCCGCGCCTCCGCGGTTCAAAAGGTTTTGAGCCCACATGGAACATAAAGCTCTCTCCTCCATTCTTCGCTACTTCGCGGTTCGGGACGGGCGGCTCCTCATCGG
This is a stretch of genomic DNA from Deferrisoma camini S3R1. It encodes these proteins:
- a CDS encoding acyl-CoA ligase (AMP-forming), exosortase A system-associated, which encodes MRITVADSLREQAGIWPDKEALVHRQRRISYASLDAEVDRLACLLLDQGLRKGDRVAVYMEKSPEEAASLLAAARAGGVFIDVNHLLKPPQVEHILCDSGARVLLTTRQRAAGLAEVLARCPDLEVLILHGPGETPEIQRLRVVERGCWGEEGCGQARFPRVVETDIGAIIYTSGSTGKPKGVVLSHRNLVAGAESVFTYVENTPDDRILSVLPFSFDYGLNQLTCSLHVGCTCVLINYLFPNDILKALEAENITGLGLIPPLWLQLLKLEWDHTRFPHWRYLTNTGGAMPVHATRELRRRLPHTRIYLMYGLTEAFRGTYLPPEEVDRRPTSIGKAIPNAEIWVLNDRGEHCKPGEEGELVQRGAHVALGYWNDPDKTAERFRPNPFAPPGLQMQEMVVFSGDRVKTDEEGYIYFVERADEMIKTSGYRVSPTEVEDALYATGLVEHAVAFGVPDEVLGQVVAAVVSAKKPGVQPRDLTAACAQTLPNYMVPKHIEVWERLPLNPNGKIDRNAVKRDFLNRGGAEDAENS
- a CDS encoding GxxExxY protein yields the protein MGIEDVSPELNRLTEAVIGAAIEVHRHLGPGYLESVYEEALGIELDLRGIPHQRQVPVSVDYKGRSVGEGRLDLLVGDRLVVELKAVEALAPIHHAQVISYLKATGSPVGLLLNFNVPSMKEGIRRVVLTEKIQMFSAPSAPPRFKRF